In Halobaculum magnesiiphilum, the following proteins share a genomic window:
- the menD gene encoding 2-succinyl-5-enolpyruvyl-6-hydroxy-3-cyclohexene-1-carboxylic-acid synthase, whose product MTGHAPNRNALWGRAVADELAAAGVDAVCITPGSRSTPLTVAFADHPDIHVFSHLDERASAFFALGRARRTGEATPLVCTSGTAAANFHPAVMEAANSRVPMLLLTADRPPELRDSGANQTVDQEKLYGDAVRWYKDLPEPEADDRKLRSLRTDLARAVSTAEGTPAGPVHLNVPFRKPLEPVEVEDDVPADLPALAAAGRDGDRAFVSTTAGHPMPDDRDLQRLARALDAERGLIVAGPADPPGPDPQAVTALAHATGFPVLADPVSGLRFGSSVRVAPVLGGYDGFLANGAANYWPEPEVVLRFGASPTSKPLRKYLAGTDARQLLVDPAGAWREAEFTATDLVVADPSRLCGALSRQVGAGGAGGASGSDSDSTAWRERWEAAEAAHWDAVESVAGDAAAGEGRFFEGRVLADVAEIAPEPSTVFVSNSMPVRDADRFAAPAAKGLTMLGNRGASGIDGVVSTALGAGSATTDDLTLVTGDLAYYHDMNGLLALERCDVDATVVLINNDGGGIFHMLPIEDFDPPFTGQFKTPHDLDFEPTGDLYDLSFARVEGHDREGFRDLYRESVASAGTDVIEVVSDAESSHRVREEIADEVAERVADLD is encoded by the coding sequence ATGACCGGACACGCCCCGAACCGGAACGCGCTGTGGGGCCGCGCCGTCGCCGACGAACTCGCCGCCGCCGGCGTCGACGCAGTCTGCATCACCCCCGGATCGCGCTCGACCCCCCTCACCGTCGCGTTCGCCGACCACCCCGACATCCACGTATTCTCCCACCTCGACGAGCGCGCCTCCGCGTTCTTCGCGCTCGGCCGCGCCCGCCGAACCGGCGAGGCGACGCCGCTGGTGTGCACCTCCGGCACCGCCGCCGCGAACTTCCACCCCGCCGTGATGGAGGCCGCGAACTCTCGGGTGCCGATGCTCCTCCTGACCGCGGACCGACCCCCGGAGCTGCGCGACTCCGGCGCGAACCAGACCGTCGACCAGGAGAAGCTGTACGGCGACGCCGTCCGCTGGTACAAGGACCTCCCGGAGCCCGAGGCCGACGACCGCAAGCTCCGATCGCTGCGCACCGACCTCGCGCGCGCCGTCTCGACTGCGGAGGGAACCCCCGCCGGCCCGGTCCACCTGAACGTCCCGTTCCGCAAGCCGCTGGAGCCCGTCGAGGTCGAGGACGACGTACCGGCAGACCTCCCGGCGCTCGCCGCCGCGGGTCGCGACGGCGACCGCGCGTTCGTCTCGACGACCGCCGGCCACCCGATGCCCGACGACCGCGACCTTCAGCGCCTCGCGCGCGCCCTCGACGCCGAGCGCGGCCTGATCGTCGCCGGCCCCGCGGACCCGCCCGGCCCGGACCCGCAGGCCGTCACCGCGCTGGCGCACGCGACCGGCTTCCCCGTGCTCGCGGACCCGGTCTCGGGGCTTCGGTTCGGCTCGTCCGTCCGGGTCGCCCCGGTCCTCGGCGGCTACGACGGGTTCCTCGCGAACGGCGCGGCCAACTACTGGCCCGAGCCGGAGGTCGTGCTCCGGTTCGGCGCCTCGCCGACCTCGAAACCGCTGCGCAAGTACCTCGCGGGGACCGACGCCCGGCAACTGCTCGTCGACCCCGCCGGCGCCTGGCGCGAGGCCGAGTTCACGGCGACGGACCTCGTCGTCGCCGACCCCTCGCGGCTTTGTGGCGCGCTCTCGCGGCAGGTGGGAGCCGGCGGGGCCGGGGGTGCTTCCGGCTCCGACTCCGACTCGACGGCGTGGCGCGAGCGCTGGGAGGCCGCCGAGGCCGCCCACTGGGACGCCGTCGAGTCCGTCGCCGGCGACGCCGCCGCCGGCGAGGGTCGCTTCTTCGAGGGGCGCGTGCTCGCCGACGTGGCCGAGATCGCCCCGGAGCCGTCGACCGTGTTCGTCTCGAACTCGATGCCCGTCCGCGACGCCGACCGCTTCGCCGCCCCCGCGGCCAAGGGGCTGACGATGCTCGGCAACCGCGGCGCCTCCGGCATCGACGGGGTCGTCTCGACGGCGCTTGGCGCCGGGTCGGCGACGACCGACGACCTGACGCTCGTGACGGGGGACCTGGCGTACTACCACGACATGAACGGCCTGCTCGCGCTGGAGCGGTGTGACGTGGACGCGACGGTGGTCCTGATCAACAACGACGGCGGCGGCATCTTCCACATGCTCCCCATCGAGGACTTCGACCCGCCGTTCACGGGCCAGTTCAAGACGCCCCACGACCTCGACTTCGAGCCGACCGGGGACCTGTACGACCTGTCGTTCGCGCGCGTCGAGGGCCACGACCGCGAGGGGTTCCGTGACCTGTACCGCGAGAGCGTCGCGAGCGCGGGGACGGACGTGATCGAGGTCGTGAGCGATGCCGAGTCGAGCCATCGCGTGCGCGAGGAAATCGCCGACGAAGTGGCCGAGCGCGTCGCCGACCTGGACTGA
- a CDS encoding DUF5789 family protein, translating into MRLSETREAFADRLTFPIDRETVIERVGDVTLDAPNGENTTVAAVLDRSDPTTYESVEELHDTLVGLVDDAFIGRKYYDDRGDQTGIPTDQESF; encoded by the coding sequence ATGCGACTCTCGGAGACCCGCGAGGCGTTCGCCGACCGGCTGACGTTCCCGATAGACCGCGAGACCGTGATCGAGCGCGTCGGCGACGTGACGCTCGACGCGCCGAACGGCGAGAACACGACCGTCGCGGCCGTGCTCGACCGGTCGGACCCGACGACCTACGAGTCGGTCGAGGAACTGCACGACACGCTCGTCGGCCTCGTCGACGACGCGTTCATCGGACGCAAGTACTACGACGACCGCGGCGACCAGACGGGGATCCCCACCGACCAGGAGTCGTTCTGA
- a CDS encoding CoA-binding protein yields MPVTDDDGLRELLSMDPVAVVGCSSTPGKAAHDIPKYLQEHGYEVIPVNPYADEILGREAYDSLADVEEEIALVDVFRPSDEVAGIVDDVLTRREDRGDVEGVWLQLGITDDDALARAEDAGLLTTQDRCMKVEHGRLVA; encoded by the coding sequence ATGCCAGTCACCGACGACGACGGCCTGCGCGAACTGCTCTCGATGGATCCCGTCGCGGTCGTCGGCTGTTCGAGCACGCCCGGCAAGGCCGCCCACGACATCCCGAAGTACCTGCAGGAGCACGGCTACGAGGTGATCCCGGTGAACCCCTACGCCGACGAGATCCTCGGCCGCGAGGCGTACGACTCGCTGGCGGACGTGGAGGAGGAGATCGCGCTGGTCGACGTGTTCCGCCCGAGCGACGAGGTCGCGGGCATCGTCGACGACGTGCTCACGCGTCGCGAGGACCGCGGCGATGTCGAGGGAGTGTGGCTCCAGCTCGGGATCACCGACGACGATGCGCTCGCGCGCGCCGAGGACGCCGGCCTGCTGACGACGCAGGACCGATGCATGAAGGTCGAACACGGCCGGCTCGTCGCCTGA
- a CDS encoding RAD55 family ATPase has protein sequence MYEVEALGTEIEPGSNVLLTGPPLSGKRDLALDVLAEGTRNDEGAIMVTTKDSADRLLKQFAKREQYEGRPVAVVDTVTRQQGVNDVRDSDRIKYTSSPVDMTGIGIKLSSFLEAFYKDRGIRKNRVMVHSLSTLLMYSDLQTVFRFLHVFTGRVQSVDGLGLYCIDSTAHDDQTMNTLKQLFDGIIETSEDGEPSVRLANA, from the coding sequence ATGTATGAGGTCGAGGCCCTCGGGACCGAAATCGAGCCCGGGTCGAACGTGCTTCTCACCGGGCCGCCCCTGAGCGGGAAGCGCGACCTCGCGCTCGACGTGCTCGCGGAGGGAACGCGCAACGACGAGGGGGCGATCATGGTGACGACCAAGGACTCGGCCGACCGCCTGCTCAAGCAGTTCGCCAAGCGCGAGCAGTACGAGGGCCGCCCGGTCGCCGTCGTCGACACCGTCACCCGTCAGCAGGGCGTCAACGACGTGCGCGACAGCGACCGCATCAAGTACACCTCCTCGCCGGTCGACATGACCGGCATCGGGATCAAGCTCTCGTCGTTCCTGGAGGCGTTCTACAAGGACCGTGGCATCCGGAAGAACCGCGTAATGGTTCACTCGCTGTCGACCCTGCTCATGTACTCGGACCTGCAGACCGTGTTCCGCTTCCTCCACGTGTTCACCGGCCGGGTCCAGAGCGTCGACGGGCTCGGGCTGTACTGCATCGACTCGACGGCCCACGACGACCAGACGATGAACACGCTGAAGCAGTTGTTCGACGGCATCATCGAGACGAGCGAGGACGGCGAGCCGTCGGTTCGGCTGGCGAACGCGTAG
- a CDS encoding geranylgeranylglycerol-phosphate geranylgeranyltransferase — translation MNATRTIGGYLELARVGNAVAAGALTFVGSFVAGGLDSPWAVTLAVVATAAATGAGNAVNDYFDRDIDAVNRPDRPIPSGRVSARPAATFAAALFLIATVAALSLPTLALAIAVVNLLALLAYTQLFKGLPAVGNLVVAYLTGSTFLFGAAAVGPIAAPTPTLFGLAATATFAREVVKDVEDVAGDREEGLRTLPIVAGERPALALATVAMAAATLASAVPYVDGTFGLAYVAVVLPADAAMLGATAWGFRDPGTAQRWIKRGTFLAAAAFVAGRVATVVG, via the coding sequence ATGAACGCGACACGGACGATCGGCGGCTACCTCGAGCTCGCCCGCGTCGGCAACGCGGTCGCGGCGGGCGCGCTCACGTTCGTCGGCTCGTTCGTCGCCGGCGGGCTCGACAGCCCGTGGGCCGTCACGCTCGCCGTGGTCGCGACCGCGGCGGCGACCGGCGCGGGCAACGCGGTCAACGACTACTTCGACCGCGACATCGACGCCGTAAATCGCCCCGACCGTCCGATCCCGAGCGGCCGCGTCTCCGCGCGTCCGGCCGCCACGTTCGCGGCCGCCCTGTTCCTGATCGCGACCGTCGCGGCGCTGTCGCTGCCGACCCTGGCGCTGGCGATCGCGGTGGTGAACCTCCTGGCGCTGCTGGCGTACACGCAGCTGTTCAAGGGGTTGCCGGCGGTGGGGAACCTCGTCGTCGCGTACCTCACCGGCTCGACGTTCCTCTTCGGCGCCGCGGCGGTCGGACCGATCGCGGCGCCGACGCCGACGCTGTTCGGGCTGGCCGCGACGGCGACGTTCGCCCGCGAGGTCGTGAAGGACGTGGAGGACGTGGCCGGCGACCGCGAGGAGGGGCTGCGGACGCTCCCCATCGTCGCCGGGGAGCGTCCGGCACTGGCGCTCGCGACGGTCGCGATGGCGGCGGCGACGCTGGCGAGCGCGGTCCCGTACGTCGACGGGACCTTCGGCCTCGCGTATGTGGCGGTCGTCCTTCCGGCGGACGCGGCGATGCTGGGGGCGACCGCGTGGGGGTTCCGGGACCCCGGGACGGCACAGCGGTGGATCAAACGCGGCACGTTCCTGGCGGCGGCGGCGTTCGTCGCGGGCCGGGTCGCGACGGTGGTGGGATAG
- a CDS encoding methyltransferase domain-containing protein yields MSEALDTDKLEREVKSMYQEVAESSDAEFHFETGRDLAVRLGYDPDDLDYVPDVAIDSFAGVGYYFDVAELESGADVLDLGSGSGMDAFVAGLHVTETGAVTGIDMTTEQVEKANDLATDNGFHNVTFREGYIEELPFEDASFDAVISNGVLNLSAEKRTVFEEANRVLKPGGQLALSDIVSEQRMPESIKSDADLWAACIGGAEQIGSYTRLIEAAGFSVTETRENTQYEFLSDRAANACGKYGVKSVTVGAIK; encoded by the coding sequence ATGAGCGAAGCACTCGACACGGACAAACTCGAACGCGAGGTCAAGTCGATGTATCAGGAGGTCGCGGAGTCCTCCGACGCCGAGTTCCACTTCGAGACGGGCCGCGATCTCGCCGTCCGCCTCGGGTACGACCCCGACGATCTCGACTACGTCCCGGACGTGGCCATCGACTCGTTCGCGGGCGTTGGCTACTACTTCGACGTGGCAGAGCTTGAATCAGGTGCGGACGTGCTTGACCTCGGCAGTGGCTCGGGGATGGACGCCTTCGTCGCCGGGCTACACGTAACTGAGACCGGTGCAGTGACGGGCATCGATATGACTACGGAGCAAGTCGAGAAGGCCAACGACCTCGCAACGGACAACGGCTTCCACAACGTCACCTTCCGCGAAGGGTATATCGAGGAGCTCCCGTTCGAGGACGCCTCGTTCGACGCGGTGATCTCGAACGGCGTACTCAACCTTTCCGCCGAGAAGAGAACGGTCTTCGAGGAGGCGAACCGGGTGCTCAAACCGGGCGGACAGCTGGCTCTCTCCGACATCGTCAGTGAACAACGGATGCCCGAGAGCATCAAGTCCGACGCGGACCTGTGGGCCGCCTGTATCGGTGGTGCCGAACAGATCGGCAGCTACACGAGGCTCATCGAAGCTGCTGGCTTCTCAGTGACGGAGACCCGAGAGAACACACAGTACGAATTCCTCTCTGATCGGGCGGCCAACGCGTGCGGGAAGTACGGTGTCAAGAGCGTCACGGTCGGGGCAATAAAGTGA
- a CDS encoding OsmC family protein has translation MTDDQRTSHGIDLETLEGFTEHAAEVPEAVQLGLGASATYEGTAAHSLAKIDSYELGGETIARETREYTIPYGGWKEVLHASGWIGATDRMEPIEAALSALAACINVGITINAAASDVDIDHLQTRVRTDFDPAVLFSLTELKEADSAFENLTAEVEIDGADLDQDQIDEWARRAPVYTLVSLAQNVEMTVATPAEVAGDD, from the coding sequence ATGACCGACGACCAGCGAACATCGCACGGCATCGACCTCGAAACACTCGAAGGGTTCACCGAACACGCAGCTGAGGTGCCCGAAGCTGTCCAGCTTGGCCTCGGGGCGTCAGCAACCTACGAAGGGACGGCTGCCCATAGCTTGGCAAAGATCGATAGCTACGAGCTCGGAGGCGAGACAATAGCCCGTGAAACGCGAGAATACACGATTCCCTACGGCGGCTGGAAGGAAGTGTTGCACGCTAGTGGGTGGATCGGCGCGACCGACCGGATGGAGCCGATTGAAGCGGCGCTGTCGGCGCTGGCCGCCTGTATCAACGTCGGCATCACGATCAACGCCGCCGCCAGCGATGTGGACATCGACCACCTCCAGACGCGCGTCCGGACCGATTTCGATCCGGCGGTTCTGTTCAGCCTCACGGAACTCAAAGAGGCCGACTCTGCCTTCGAGAACCTCACCGCCGAAGTCGAGATAGACGGCGCGGACCTCGATCAGGACCAGATCGACGAGTGGGCACGGCGGGCACCCGTCTACACGCTCGTCTCGCTTGCCCAGAACGTCGAGATGACCGTCGCAACTCCCGCCGAGGTGGCGGGCGACGACTAA